GAGACAGACtgtaataaacaattaaatagtAATTAGTAAGCGACGATACTTTAAATACTGTGTACAGCCATATATGCACCTCTGGTGACGGTAAACGTTGGACAAACACTTCTGGTTCCACGTAAGACGAATAGGATAATGGcggatttattttaaaactatttttgactaatttcatatttatgttcccGTCTTGGTTTCTCAGTCCAATTAAAAGCTGAATTATATACTTGTAAAGCCACACCTAACTGATGTCTCGTTCGCCCGAGTAACCGTacgtaattttaaacaaaaagccTTCGCCTGCTCAGTCCATTTTTTCCCCGCCCAAAATGATGAACAAAAGAAACTGAATGAGGGTTAGTTTCCCTTCAAGTCGCAGTCCGTAAAGATTGTATTCTGTGATTGCACTTTCACAATGACGCTAGACGGTGGAAATCTTACAAAAAAGATAACGAATGGATTGGTTGACATTATGATGATTCTATAAACAGCATTTCTGCATATCTCTGTATGTCAAGGGCTAATCTCCGTGGGACAAAAAGGAGCGAGAGCCTTTGTGCTATGTACGCCAGCGTCATGATTCAATCAATGACGCCGGTATATTTACCACATTTCTGTATCTCAGTTACAAACAAGTGACTCATCAAAGCCCAAAATACCCTTATCGCCACATGAACGCTTAAATCGTGATAAACTCAAACGTGTGTATTCACCCCATAGGCGTCGTGGTCGTCCGTGAACTTCCAGGACTTGTAGGCAATAGACGAGGACGTCGTGGTCCCGCGGTTCCGGAAACACCGGCTGAAAATAATGAACATATGAGGTAAGGCTTCATGGGATAAAAGACAAGTAACAATTCCGCGTTTGGCGGTTGTCCCATTAAAACATGTACTTATGCAGTAAACTCGTACGGGAGGAATTTGGAGTGGCCGGCCAAAGGTGTCCGTCAACAGATGGCTGGGCGGCCAGGTTCATCTGTATTGGCATACACTGTTTTATAGCCTAAACATTTGATATGTTTCTGTTGAGAATGTCCTCTGAGGTAACGATATGGTCAATCACGTACCCGGGTGATTCTTACTGATCAATTGAAACTGTGTGTTgctattttttaatgtatagtgataaactttaaaatgataatatgaGTCCTCCTGGAGTTAATTCAAAATGTGATCattgaaataaaccttttttttattttaattctctGGCCATAATTAAAAAGATCTCAAACACAGTTTCAAGCATTTTATTGCCCTCTATCCTTAGTCATCCAATGATTGTGTAAACGTGTGGATATTTCCAGTTCTAGTCCGCCATTCAGCGTGACTACAGTCAGTATACTATCTTAATTTATGGTGACTCTGAGTGggtgttttcttttgttaaagCGAGTGCGTTTAAGCATATCATGATCATTTCTGAATTTCATAACTTTCATATACTGCATGATATCTGAAGAGTTTTCCTAAaccttaaaaataaacacagattTGGAAATGCATCATGGCGCGTGCTCGATTACTAGTTTCATACATGTAGTCTCATCAAATAATTCATGCGCTTGTTGATAAAAAGTTGACGGCGGGtaccaattttaaaataaatatatataatttcaggCTTGCATGAGTTAAATCAATATACGGTACTTTTATAAAAAGACAGAAGCGACTCCTTGTCAATGAATATCAGATATGGCGCGTTTCCAAGGCAACGGTTAGGTTATCGCTTTTAAAGTGACATCACCAGACTAAGGTTATAACGGGATATGGGACATGCACtaatatttaagtgaaaacatTGTTACTACATCGTTTTAAGAAAAGCCACGAATTCAAAATTACTGCTTCCTGACATCGCTACAGCATTTAATCTAGCACTTGATTTCGGTTTTAAAGTAGATAGATTTTAATATGAATGATCGATCAGTGAACTTACTTCCTTCTGAGGTACATGGCGCCAATTATGAACAACACAATAGCGGCGGTAATGAAGACGCCAAGGGCAGCCTTGCCCGCCCCGGACATCCCTGAGTGTGCTGGCATAGGCCGCGCCTCACCAGGCGTCTGAGAAGTCGTCGGTTCTTCCGGAACAGAGGTCGTCGGAGGACGGCTCGGCGCCATAGTGGCGCTGGAGCTGGAGGTTGGCTGTATTTTGGATGTCGATGCACTGCTGGAAATTGGTACTGAACTAACGGTGGTTGTATTAAATAAGGTGGACGTCGTTAATACAATTGTGGACGAAGTATTGTCCGCTTTTGAAACAGACGTTTTCTGTGTAACGGTGGAACTCAAACTAGTGGTTTCGGCCATAGAACTGACCACACTTGTGATCTGAATGCTCGACGACGCCGTCAAAGCTATACTGgaatttgaatttaaagatACTCCTGTTGTTGATACAATTACAGACGTAGTAGTGATTGTTGACGAGCTCACAGCGGAAGACTGCGATAGAGATTCTGACGTTGACAACACCGATGAACTTGGCTTTAATATAGCAGTGTTAACAATAGATGTCGTCGATTTATTTACAATTACTGATGACGTCAAATTAGCGCTCGAACTTGTCGACGAGCTCTTAATCGACGACATAACGATGCTTGTTGACACGCCGGTCTGTAATGTTCCACATTCACCCGCCGAGCACGTGGAAGTTGACGTGTCCTGTGCAGTGGGAGCAGGTGATGCGGTGCTGGTGGAATTATCGGTCCCATTACCGGCCGTGGTGGCGGGCTTGGCAGGGGTGGGCTGAATCGTGGTGATGGTGGGTGGGTCCGTGGGGTCTTGCGATTGGGCGCTTGTCACACCAAACCCTGAAGAAAAGACAGACATATAGCGGATATGAAGAGGGTTCTTATTTACTTTGGTCATGGTAGAGAGCTCAAACAAGTTGTGTCAGAACATGATAACATCGCGCAACATGTGAATCGTCTAAAtcaacatacatttgtatgcATCAATGTAGCTATGCTGACAAATATAGTCTAAGACGGCAATTATATCGATCtccaaatgttttaaattccAAGAAATAATACTGGCAGATATAAGCTGATGATAacaatatcacattaaaaacaaatatgcaaaatagTTAAGTACTGCCGGAGTATGTTGTTGATAAATATAGTTTGTGAAATGTTATGTAATGAACCGTCCTTCATCATGTAGCACGTATTTTTTAACTTCACATAGTATGTTTCTGTCGGTGTCGTGTGTAACTATCTAAATGTGGTACATTATCACTAATTTTAGACAGTTTGAATATATGAACTGTATTTTTGCAAGTTATCaagttatataatttaaatatgtttattgatttttaatcaTGCTTCCATATAAAGTATGTGCACGATATATGTTATTGTCATGTATTTGTGACAGGTGCATGAATACATTTGGAAACTTAAACCCGGATACCCGTTATCATTGAATGCCTTCACCACTGAATACAGCCTTGTAGGATAGGTCGTGTACACGATGTGCAGGTGTAATCCCTTCATACCAGATATCCTCCTTATTTGCTTAGTTCAGATAATCATGAACTTAACTGTATTGCAAATAGAGTcgtaaatatttgcaacatagtaaaaaaaaatgagaaatatacatgttaagCCATTTGCCCCAACTGCTATTACAGGTAAAAGAAATCAATGACATGTCAAAATATGATGATGACTAACTGTATTACTGGTGAGTGACTTATTACGCATTACAACTAAGACTTCAAGTATTCTCTGAACGCTTTCATACACCGCgtgtaattaattttaaactagAGAAGTGAATGTGAACAAACTGTGTACGACGACGAAAACATATGAACTCTTGAATAATATGTTCGAGTTTATAGTGGCACGCGTATTAACGTTTACATAATACGTGAATATCTGTTCATGTCCATGCCAATATACATGTCTTATCCACGTGTACATGCAATAGTCTCAAGTTAAACTTACCAATAATTGCGGCACAGGTTATAAATATCACAGAATGTTTCATCATGGCTCCGCTCATTTCTATATTCACGCGTTATCTTGTAGAATGCCACATAACTACGACTTAACCATTGCACATCCTTGTCTTACGTCTATACTCCTTGCTTTCAGTGTGACTGTGAACTCTTCAAGCAAGCGGCTATCGATCTCTTTCACATGAGCTCACCTGGCCACATTCGGTCAACACGTACGGTGTCAAATGTAACTATGTGACCTGTTTAAATGAAGGCAAAAACAAAACgtcaatgatttttattatctttactacatttaattagtcatcaataaacatgtatagCCCGGGGCCGGTTTCACATGGCCGGACTGGGTGACAATCCAATTTACAAACTGTATGAATAGAGAGATACGTTTATAGTGGCGAAcccatggtctagtggtaacacgcTTGACTGTCTATCCAAGTGTCGCTGGTGCGGTTCCCCGCTACACCAGTGTATGATGGTTATCGATATAAAATCGTTTTAGTCCGGGATGAGCGGGACGATCAGTTTCTTCATCCAAAAACCTAATACGATGAACAATCTTAACGGCGCCATAATGCACTCAAAACCACCACctacaccaccaccaccaccaccaccaccatgcATTCTGGTCATCGGTTGCGTTAATGCCGATTATTTATCCATTGGGTATTTTGAACGCTTGagaaaaaattatattttggatACTTTTGAGTAGTTTGTGTGTACATTAGAAATAATGGTGCTGACATTGCTAACGTATGTTTATATACACAGTATCTGATTATCTGTGTTCAATACACCTTTGGTTCGCTTAACAATCTTCAGTTGCagtaactgaaaaaaataataaggaaAACTGTACTTGTGTGTTATTAAGAAAACATGATTTCCATactgccataaaacatttatatggtACGtaatcatgttgttgttgttgttttaaaacaaattaagattcaagaattaattaaaaacaacagcacTATTTCTTTGTAGAGCCTGTCTGCCGAAAagtttttaaaagcttttttaatagtttaattgATGATTGTCAACAAACTTCCGTAAAACCTTGCAAAAATCGAAATATCCCCGGGTGCAAATGAATTGTTTCGTcaatatgacatgaaatacctACGGGAGCATATTTGCTCCTAGGGTAAATTATTGACGACAAAATGGCCCACATGAtagtttataggtccgtgacaCATATCTAGTCTTAGTCGACATACAATTTTACCACGTTTGCTGACGACTGGGTGCGAAGGAATCCGAGAGATTCACAAAGGTTCAAGAAGATAATAGCTAATCTTATGACATACTTTTCGCAAGACCCATATCAGCTCTTGAtaacttttataaagaaatcCATATTTGAACTAAAACTCaccaaagacaaaaaataaataaacggcTAGTGGTTTTACGCACAGGTGTTCGGCACAGAGCTTGAACACTAAAATATGGACATTAATCagtcatttaaaatcattttaaaaagtaatatatagtagtacatgtagtagtagtagtagtagtagtggtggtactGCAGTAGCAGTAATAGTATAGTAGAACATTAAGAACATTTATAACGAAacatgggtttatatttcaccCAGTGCACAACTTGTACCTTTAAAAGCTGGACCGTACCCATTTTATAAGGCGACGTATTTCTCATTTCCCTATAGAAGAATGAAAGAATCCTGGGACCCCTGCAgcagggccagttttgacccaaggggcataatttgaacaaacttggtattGGGCCACTAGACAATGTAACACACCAAATAACGAAGCTCTAGACCTCATGGTTTTTGTCAGGAagattttgtttaagtttttccTTTCAGTTGCCATGGAgatctgcatggaattcatttttttaacaattttgaaaaggcACCATTTAAAGAGCATCTCAGTGAAAATTCATCCTGAAAAGCCAGACGGATGTTGTTTAAAGCAACTGTTGATGGACGACGGACAGACAGATGATGGGAAAAGCTCACACTGAGCACACCACACACACCCTGAGCACaatgtgctcaggtgagctgaAAAAGGCGTTCTGATCTTTGACCCAAAAGtgtaaccttgacattgaatgTACATGCTCGAAACTCTGCTCAATTTGCTGATATTTGTACATGCTTCAGAGAGGCTAGTATAGGATCTACAGCCATATGACGGGATGTAATGAAACCGTCTTGGTCTCCTACCGAACATACAGTACATGCCTACAGTACATCATAACAAACACCAAtgacattttgtgtatttggaCTTTAATATCATAActtcataaaaacataacaGATAATACATCAACAAAAGAGTccatctttaatatatttataaaaatccAAAAGGGCTCAAGTGAAGCCACCAGTTACTCCAGTGTATACAATGCATGAGATCATATATAACATTCAAGCACTTTGTTAATCCTCAAATAATTAACAGTGAGATGTGTTTGAAACAACCTTAGCAAATAAATGGTACATATATAAAATC
Above is a genomic segment from Mya arenaria isolate MELC-2E11 chromosome 2, ASM2691426v1 containing:
- the LOC128212202 gene encoding uncharacterized protein DDB_G0271670-like yields the protein MSGAMMKHSVIFITCAAIIGFGVTSAQSQDPTDPPTITTIQPTPAKPATTAGNGTDNSTSTASPAPTAQDTSTSTCSAGECGTLQTGVSTSIVMSSIKSSSTSSSANLTSSVIVNKSTTSIVNTAILKPSSSVLSTSESLSQSSAVSSSTITTTSVIVSTTGVSLNSNSSIALTASSSIQITSVVSSMAETTSLSSTVTQKTSVSKADNTSSTIVLTTSTLFNTTTVSSVPISSSASTSKIQPTSSSSATMAPSRPPTTSVPEEPTTSQTPGEARPMPAHSGMSGAGKAALGVFITAAIVLFIIGAMYLRRNRCFRNRGTTTSSSIAYKSWKFTDDHDAYGSVSIDH